A window of the Lolium perenne isolate Kyuss_39 chromosome 7, Kyuss_2.0, whole genome shotgun sequence genome harbors these coding sequences:
- the LOC127317322 gene encoding carbon catabolite repressor protein 4 homolog 3: MAYNTSRARLSPPARPAVPRPRKRGRSPSAAVWCASSDYVAPFEPRGRWQNPAWHGRAPQTRVPPRQWIVADEASTSGGDACTIMSYNILADTHAGNHPELYLHVPWDAMRWDSRRRLILREIGQWDSDLVCLQEVDKLRGIAEDMQKRGYKCSFKRRTWDAEDGCATFWKSGRLRLLEEDSIEFSEFNLWNNVAQILVFELSGSQKFVLGNIHVLFSPKRGDIKLGQIRMLLEKANALAEKWDGIPIVLAGDFNCTPDSALYKFLSTMKLDISLHDRRQLSGGLDNSEFGFYELSRWSAAEVRNATGYSNVMVARHPLKLSSSYAILKGNSSNRGDHGEPLATSFHKKFLGTVDYLWYTRGLECSRVLDTLPLSALRRTRGLPTREMGSDHLPIVAEFVFTERTQDDSEQEDESEEEDESEQDDESEQDYDSAQKATTSKHIYFSDSDD, from the exons ATGGCCTACAACACCTCGCGCGCGCGCCTCTCGCCGCCGGCGCGCCCCGCTGTCCCGCGCCCCAGGAAGCGCGGGCGCTCTCCCTCTGCAGCAGTGTGGTGCGCGTCCTCCGATTACGTCGCTCCGTTCGAGCCCCGCGGCCGCTGGCAGAACCCCGCCTGGCATGGCCGCGCGCCACAGACCCGGGTGCCCCCCAGGCAGTGGATCGTTGCGGACGAGGCCTCGACCTCGGGCGGAG ATGCATGCACTATCATGTCATACAACATCTTGGCGGATACCCATGCGGGGAATCATCCGGAACTTTACTTGCACGTCCCATGGGACGCAATGAGGTGGGATTCAAGGAGAAGGCTTATTCTCCGTGAAATTGGGCAGTGGGACTCTGATTTAGTGTGTCTCCAG GAGGTGGATAAACTCCGGGGAATCGCTGAAGACATGCAGAAAAGAGGGTATAAATGTAGCTTCAAG CGGCGCACTTGGGATGCAGAAGATGGATGTGCTACTTTTTGGAAATCAGGACG GTTACGTCTGCTTGAGGAAGATAGTATTGAATTTAGTGAATTCAATCTGTGGAATAATGTTGCTCAAATATTAGTTTTCGAG CTTAGCGGAAGCCAAAAGTTTGTGCTCGGGAATATCCATGTTTTGTTTAGTCCAAAGCGTGGAGATATAAAACTGGGTCAG ATTCGCATGCTACTGGAGAAGGCAAATGCTCTTGCTGAAAAATGGGATGGAATTCCTATTGTGCTTGCTGGGGATTTTAACTGCACACCTGAT AGTGCCCTCTACAAGTTCTTGTCGACAATGAAG CTGGACATTTCTTTGCATGATAGAAGGCAGTTGTCTGGAGGACTTGATAACTCTGAATTTGGTTTCTACGAGCTTTCTAG ATGGAGTGCCGCAGAAGTGAGAAATGCGACAGGATACTCAAATGTCATGGTCGCTAGACATCCATTGAAGCTCTCTAGTTCTTATGCCATATTAAAG GGGAATTCAAGCAATAGAGGTGATCATGGTGAACCTCTAGCAACTTCATTTCACAAGAAGTTTCTTGGCACTGTTGATTATTTGTG GTATACTCGTGGGCTTGAATGCTCCAGAGTTTTGGACACACTACCATTGAGTGCTTTGAGGAGAACGAGGGGTCTTCCGACCAGG GAAATGGGCAGTGATCACCTGCCCATTGTTGCTGAATTCGTCTTCACGGAACGGACCCAAGATGATTCTGAGCAAGAAGATGAatccgaggaagaagatgaatcgGAGCAagatgatgaatcagagcaagatTATGATTCTGCACAAAAAGCCACCACATCAAAACACATATATTTCTCAGATAGCGACGACTAG